The Struthio camelus isolate bStrCam1 chromosome 14, bStrCam1.hap1, whole genome shotgun sequence genome has a window encoding:
- the LOC104140968 gene encoding LOW QUALITY PROTEIN: 2-epi-5-epi-valiolone synthase (The sequence of the model RefSeq protein was modified relative to this genomic sequence to represent the inferred CDS: substituted 1 base at 1 genomic stop codon) produces the protein MEIEREEKREHPSLVKLEPLKSTSNAPNXVRSLSTEILPSRKMPVSKEIFATTAPATLPERPQQTDFQLVRVKSTWCRIKKGEVLSDCKDKITLSEAKIGECVSKGGISWTIEAPIYFCYKVVETYNILDPSNTTLLWGHITDPQQLELATSTKRMLRRFIVMDEVVDELYGSKVRQYFKENNVQYKILALPTTEETKSMDLVLNILQEVQTFSIDRRTEPIIAIGGGVCLDIVGLAASLYRRRTPYIRVPTTLLSYVDASVGAKNGVNFLQCKNKLGGYTPPVASFLDRSFIQSIPRRHISNGLGEILKMALMKHKGLFDLLKSHGKYLLDTKFQSYSDSADCGDAALQTTRIAIETMLEELAPNLWEDDLDRLVDFGHLISPELEMRVLPSLMHGEAVNIDMAFMTYVAYARGLITREEKEQIIQCMRALELPVWHGGCSWHLIQKALLERLKHSGGQTRMPLPTGLGVAEIFNDTSEETLEKAYKLWVSDCKTALEEEPAVH, from the exons ATGGAGATTGAAAGAGAGGAGAAACGGGAACATCCAAG CCTGGTCAAACTGGAGCCTTTAAAAAGCACCTCAAATGCACCCAATTAGGTGAGATCTCTTAGCACAGAGATTTTACCTTCGAGAAAAATGCCAGTGTCAAAAGAGATCTTTGCGACAACTGCCCCGGCAACCCTGCCAGAGAGGCCCCAGCAGACGGACTTCCAGCTCGTGCGCGTCAAGAGCACATGGTGCCGAATCAAGAAGGGAGAAGTGCTATCCGATTGCAAGGACAAGATAACTCTCTCTGAAGCTAAGAT AGGTGAATGTGTTTCCAAAGGCGGGATTTCCTGGACGATTGAAGCTCCCATCTATTTTTGCTACAAAGTGGTAGAAACATACAATATTCTGGATCCCTCTAACACCACTCTCCTTTGGGGTCATATTACTGACCCCCAGCAACTAGAGCTGGCCACTAGCACCAAAAGGATGTTGAGGCGTTTTATTGTCATGGATGAAGTAGTCGATGAACTTTACGGTTCCAAAGTGAGACAGTACTTCAAAGAGAATAACGTTCAATACAAAATCCTCGCCCTGCCCACcactgaagaaacaaaatccaTGGATCTGGTCTTGAATATCTTGCAAGAAGTTCAGACTTTCAGCATCGACAGGCGAACAGAGCCCATCATCGCCATCGGAGGAGGAGTTTGCCTGGATATTGTAGGACTAGCAGCGTCACTCTACAGAAGACGCACCCCCTACATTCGTGTCCCAACCACTCTCCTGTCCTACGTCGATGCCAGCGTGGGGGCAAAGAATGGGGTGAATTTCCTCCAGTGTAAGAACAAGCTCGGAGGCTACACTCCCCCAGTAGCTAGTTTTCTGGATAGATCCTTCATTCAAAGTATTCCTCGGCGACACATCTCCAATGGCCTTGGTGAAATTCTAAAG ATGGCGCTCATGAAACACAAAGGGCTGTTTGACTTGCTCAAGAGCCATGGAAAATACTTGCTGGACACCAAGTTTCAGTCTTACAGTGACTCTGCTGACTGTGGGGATGCTGCACTCCAGACTACCAGAATTGCCATTGAAACTATGTTGGAAGAGCTGGCTCCCAATCTCTGGGAGGATGACCTGGACAGACTGGTTGATTTTGGTCACCTTATAAGCCCAGAACTGGAAATG CGCGTTTTACCATCGCTGATGCACGGGGAGGCCGTGAACATCGACATGGCGTTCATGACCTACGTGGCCTACGCCAGGGGGCTCATCACCCGCGAGGAGAAGGAGCAGATCATCCAGTGCATGCGGGCCCTGGAGCTGCCGGTGTGGCACGGTGGCTGCAGCTGGCACCTCATCCAAAAGGCCCTGCTGGAGCGGCTGAAGCACAGCGGCGGGCAGACTCGCATGCCTCTCCCCACCGGCCTCGGGGTAGCAG AGATATTCAATGACACCAGCGAAGAGACCTTGGAAAAAGCGTATAAGCTGTGGGTCAGCGACTGCAAGACGGCGCTGGAAGAAGAGCCGGCCGTTCACTGA